In Vibrio neptunius, the following are encoded in one genomic region:
- the trxC gene encoding thioredoxin TrxC yields the protein MSTFNTRCPSCSGVNRVPNERVSESPKCGKCQSDLLDGAPIEGTELNFDAILNSSQPVVVDFWAPWCNPCVGFAPVFSDVAKERANNVRFVKIDTESQQNLAAKYQIRSIPTVMVFKDGKRVDIINGALPKGQFDQWLNDALTK from the coding sequence ATGTCTACATTCAACACACGCTGCCCTTCTTGCTCTGGCGTAAATCGTGTTCCCAATGAACGAGTATCTGAAAGCCCGAAATGCGGTAAATGCCAATCGGATTTACTCGACGGTGCGCCGATTGAAGGAACCGAACTCAACTTTGATGCTATTTTGAACAGCAGCCAACCGGTTGTCGTCGACTTTTGGGCACCATGGTGTAACCCATGTGTCGGTTTCGCGCCTGTATTTTCTGACGTCGCCAAAGAGCGAGCCAATAACGTTCGATTTGTAAAAATAGATACAGAAAGCCAGCAAAACCTCGCAGCTAAGTATCAAATTAGAAGCATTCCTACTGTCATGGTGTTCAAAGATGGCAAAAGAGTCGATATTATCAATGGCGCCTTACCTAAAGGACAATTTGATCAGTGGCTTAATGACGCTTTAACTAAGTAA
- a CDS encoding MFS transporter, which translates to MENILAPAPKARISVPVIALALYAVASGYLMSLIPLMLPEYGLHSSLASWLASVFYAGLLVGAIAIEPLVTRLGHKSAFVLCLSVFITTIFALPVFTNSVAWMCARFLAGISVAGVFVIVESWLLHGDEAARAKRLGLYMAALYGGSAIGQLGIGILGVNGGVPFIAILTLLILAIVVLLFGETDQPQSAHTTNLSFKQITRLSHAAIVGCMVSGLILGAIYGLMPLELAQQGIDHDDLGGLMALIILGGMAVQPVVPWMSKYFGRTLLMAFFCLVGSAAISLIMLDDNIRVLALSLFLLGVAAFALYPIAINLGCDKLDSQYIVSATQVMLFSYSLGSVFGPIIAGWYMSGDHGLMGYLFAILLTTCLTMLVASIKTKHQAIAGE; encoded by the coding sequence TTGGAAAACATTCTTGCTCCTGCACCAAAAGCTCGCATCTCAGTACCTGTTATCGCGCTGGCTCTTTATGCGGTAGCATCAGGCTATTTAATGAGCTTGATCCCATTGATGCTACCGGAATACGGGCTACACAGCTCGTTGGCCAGTTGGTTAGCCAGTGTTTTCTATGCCGGTCTTTTAGTGGGTGCGATTGCGATTGAACCGTTAGTCACTCGATTAGGTCACAAGAGCGCTTTTGTTCTTTGTTTAAGTGTTTTCATCACGACCATTTTCGCGTTGCCGGTATTTACCAACTCAGTGGCATGGATGTGTGCACGCTTTTTGGCCGGTATCTCTGTCGCTGGCGTATTCGTTATTGTCGAGTCATGGTTGCTGCATGGCGACGAAGCGGCCAGAGCAAAACGTCTTGGCCTGTATATGGCGGCATTGTACGGTGGCAGTGCGATTGGCCAATTAGGCATTGGGATATTGGGGGTTAACGGTGGCGTGCCTTTTATTGCTATCTTGACTCTTCTGATTCTCGCTATCGTGGTATTGCTATTTGGAGAAACCGATCAGCCACAATCTGCGCATACGACCAATCTTTCGTTTAAGCAGATCACCAGATTAAGCCATGCTGCCATTGTTGGCTGCATGGTTTCTGGCCTGATTCTTGGCGCGATTTACGGATTAATGCCATTGGAACTCGCGCAGCAAGGTATTGATCATGATGACTTGGGCGGATTGATGGCTCTTATCATTCTTGGTGGCATGGCCGTTCAGCCAGTTGTACCATGGATGTCAAAGTACTTTGGTCGCACTTTATTGATGGCGTTTTTCTGCCTAGTTGGTAGCGCGGCGATTAGCCTAATTATGCTGGACGATAACATTCGCGTTTTAGCGCTTAGTCTATTTCTGCTTGGCGTTGCTGCTTTTGCTTTGTACCCCATCGCAATCAATCTAGGCTGCGATAAGTTGGACTCCCAATACATTGTTTCAGCAACACAAGTCATGCTGTTCAGCTATAGCTTGGGATCGGTTTTCGGCCCAATCATTGCGGGTTGGTACATGTCTGGTGATCATGGATTGATGGGCTACCTGTTCGCGATACTGCTTACAACTTGCCTAACTATGCTCGTTGCTAGCATCAAGACAAAACACCAAGCTATCGCTGGTGAATAA
- a CDS encoding DUF4174 domain-containing protein, with amino-acid sequence MRCLILILLLIQSIGLAWSYPAYSPKWAHRSVIYFAPTNDEHVKQFLLETLINECELSDRDVITLVVTQDGFTIPSWVKNEFNLLSMFRVYDVEPGTHTAILIGKDGSEKLRWGKATDWENIKQTIDRMPMRQREIKQRPSPCSA; translated from the coding sequence ATGCGCTGTTTGATTCTCATTTTACTGCTTATTCAGAGTATTGGGCTTGCGTGGAGTTACCCCGCTTACTCACCCAAATGGGCTCATAGAAGCGTCATTTACTTCGCACCGACCAATGACGAACATGTGAAGCAGTTTTTACTTGAGACCCTAATCAATGAATGCGAACTTTCCGACCGAGACGTTATCACTTTAGTCGTCACTCAAGATGGGTTTACCATTCCCTCTTGGGTCAAGAACGAGTTTAACTTACTCAGTATGTTTAGAGTTTATGATGTTGAACCAGGTACACATACCGCAATATTGATTGGAAAAGACGGTTCAGAAAAGTTGCGTTGGGGCAAAGCAACAGATTGGGAAAACATTAAACAAACCATTGATCGTATGCCAATGCGTCAGCGCGAAATAAAGCAGAGGCCAAGCCCCTGCTCTGCATAA
- a CDS encoding alpha-xenorhabdolysin family binary toxin subunit A, whose amino-acid sequence MKKIKQPLLLSTLCLSLITAGVHASTSYQALSPNSAEQQIGQISYDTILGENGAFIDLETDEFVLNQKEWFQIQTYVEGALSLPITEASMKSAFDIADDVPFSNFKALVEQYGKVHAEAFYWKQDLYPDIVDLALSLSNYNDIQKYMINPLSDQLTVILNKSFSPLPADVQAVEQARQLSIAYLNALKNFSVNNQQKVQKASEDLLTFATKIEEQKLQLDVLKSTHSGYLEDDGSELQQRVNDLNNRIDQLNKDYSHYVTVAATAVTYAWFPAVAIPIMGVYGDKAEKARKLRNQLQDEAKVLEAQLSTTQKVYNSYTRSTESIKIISSKIENAIPYVNKLKLHWQKMNNDFDSLIVALEAAESNAEILQSNAVLAAAGAMANTAVAEQNWNTISEKAKTFANNAYIQKAE is encoded by the coding sequence ATGAAAAAAATAAAACAGCCACTTCTGTTATCAACACTTTGCTTGAGCTTGATCACGGCCGGTGTTCACGCTTCTACATCCTATCAGGCACTGTCTCCAAATTCTGCTGAACAGCAAATCGGCCAGATCAGTTATGACACCATTCTGGGTGAGAATGGTGCCTTTATCGATTTAGAGACTGATGAGTTCGTTTTAAATCAAAAAGAGTGGTTCCAGATTCAAACCTATGTTGAAGGTGCTTTGTCATTGCCAATTACAGAGGCGAGCATGAAATCAGCATTTGATATCGCTGACGATGTACCGTTTTCAAACTTCAAAGCCCTGGTGGAGCAATACGGCAAAGTCCACGCAGAAGCGTTTTACTGGAAACAGGACCTTTACCCAGACATTGTCGATTTAGCTTTGTCTCTATCCAATTATAACGATATTCAGAAGTACATGATTAACCCTCTGAGCGATCAACTGACTGTCATCCTCAACAAGTCTTTTTCTCCTCTACCCGCAGATGTTCAGGCAGTTGAGCAAGCACGCCAGCTTTCTATTGCGTATTTAAACGCTTTAAAAAACTTCTCAGTTAATAATCAACAGAAGGTGCAAAAAGCCAGTGAAGACTTGCTGACGTTCGCTACCAAAATTGAAGAGCAGAAGTTGCAATTAGATGTATTAAAAAGCACTCACAGTGGTTATTTGGAAGATGATGGCAGCGAACTACAACAACGAGTGAATGACCTCAACAATCGTATCGACCAACTCAATAAAGATTACTCTCACTATGTGACTGTTGCCGCAACAGCCGTGACTTACGCTTGGTTCCCTGCTGTCGCTATTCCTATCATGGGTGTTTATGGTGACAAAGCAGAGAAGGCAAGAAAACTCCGTAACCAGCTTCAGGATGAAGCAAAGGTACTTGAGGCCCAGCTGTCTACCACTCAAAAGGTCTATAACTCTTACACTCGTTCAACAGAAAGCATCAAGATCATTTCAAGCAAAATCGAAAATGCGATCCCTTATGTGAACAAGCTAAAGCTTCACTGGCAGAAGATGAATAACGACTTCGATTCGTTAATCGTCGCGCTTGAAGCCGCGGAGTCAAATGCTGAAATTCTGCAATCTAATGCGGTTCTGGCCGCAGCTGGAGCAATGGCAAACACCGCAGTTGCAGAACAAAACTGGAACACTATCAGCGAAAAAGCGAAAACATTCGCTAACAACGCGTACATTCAAAAAGCCGAATAG